From the Scomber japonicus isolate fScoJap1 chromosome 8, fScoJap1.pri, whole genome shotgun sequence genome, the window TGGAGGGAGCTATTCAAGCCCAGCCAGCCAACCCACTGCAAAACTAGTTTGAGGCCGTTGCCTCACGATTCATTAAAAAGGGGGGGATCCCTTTTTTCTACGCTTGAGAGGTGATGATGTAACCACCATTGTGGTGGAGTGGGGGGCCTGTGCTGAGCCAGCTGGTCGGTTTTGGAGGgaactttttaaaatttaaatccGGGAGTCAAAGAGTGGAttgaaggaaggggagggaggggttgtgtgtttgtgttgcttgCCATCAACCGGCTAAGAGGTAACAGCTGCGATAAGCGATCACATTTGGCAGTTGAGGGGGTAAAAACTGGTGGACCTACTCACCGATAAACTCGATTGCCTCGTTGAACCAGGAGCTGATATTGGCTTTGTGGTTGTCCTCGACAGGGATGCTCTTGTAGACGAAGGAGTCCTCAAAGTGGTTAGGACAGTTGGCAGAGACGTTGATGAGAGCGGTGATCCCCAACATGTCAAGCATGTCTTTTCTAGAAGCATGGTAAGCACTGCCAAGGTACAGGAAAGGCAAGATCTCAACTGGACCACCctatacagaaaaaaaataaacaaaacaacttcaTTCAGTGAACTTCAAAACAAtgcaacaggaagtaaaaaaaatacatcatccTTTGTAGCCTATGtgtgattatttaaaaatgaaacaaacctGGTCATATAGAGGGGTATTGCATGGACTACAGCTTGGATCAGCACTCCCAGGATGGCTGGAGCTCAGAGGCAAGCTGAGTCCTTGTGGAGGGGAGGGTTTGGTACACATCTCTGGATACTCTGCGGAAAATGTTTCAAATCCACCTGGACAAGAGgggtaaaagagagaaaaaaggtcaGGACACTGAAACAAGCACAAGAGAGACAGATCTACATTTATGCGCGTGTCTCCAAAAAGGTGACAACTGCTCATGGGGGTTATTTTGGAACATTGTTTACTGCTGCACCAGCTGGTATGGTGACAGCTGTAATCCGCATTTGTTGCCCTGTTGTTAGGATACAGTGAAACACTTGTGCCAGGATAATTCGCACTATGAgccacttttcttttcttttatcttaCCTTTGAGAATAAACACATCGGCTCCACATCGGTCGCGACACAGGGCTGTAACAGCAAGCATCAATGTCCCGTCTTTCTTAGCCTGGCTTAAATCTGAACTGCGGTCGTCAAGCAGCACTACGGATTGGTAGTCCCCGCACAGGAGCCGGTTCCTCGTGTCCTCGTTAGGGACAATGTGTTCGAGTCCCAGCCCCCCTCTGGCTCTCCTGCGCACTATGGTGCTGAAGCGGACGTTGTAGGAGCCCGGTATGTGGGACGAGTTGAAGGACAAGAAGGATCGGCAGTCCAACACCAGGCAGTCCGGGACGTCGCCCTCCAGCAAGCCACGGAGGGACGCGCAGTCGATGGTGGGGACCTCCATTATGACCATAGTAGGGCAGCGGGATAGAAATATCAAATCCAAATACATAAAGCTTGAACGGCAGGAAAAACGGCTTTCTCCCAAAGTTACAAGGTCCTTTGTTCCGGTTAGAAGAGCTTGTTTGTtgttgagaaaagaaaaaaaaaaccaaaacacacacacacaggcaaaaacTTTTTAAGACTATCGCAGCTGGTCGTTTCCTCCACTTGAGTGTATCCTGAAGTTGTGGTTCCTCTTATACAGTTAATATGTTGAACTTTTACAGTGAGTAGTTTTCTGCCTCTGAGCGCTTTGAAGAGCGTTTATATACCACCCTCCTTTGTGAATGAGAGGACACTGACGTCAGCCGACCTCCCCTCCTGGCTTATTGCCAGCAGTCTGACGTCACTGTGTTCGGGGCAGAGCAGGGTGCACGTACAACACGAGCACGCGCCTTCATGAAACTTTACACTAGGCAAGTCGGTCTATCTctttttagtttgtttattgttttgtttgtttgtttcgtTCTTTCATTCCCCAGCTGTTCTCTGAAACGCTATTAACGTCACTCTGGGTTGCATTAGATAGCATATAGGTGTTCCTGTTATGAAGTATGTATTCTGCCACTTCTTTCCACATGAAGTTTTTGTGGTTGAGTAACCTACTAGAGAATAAATGACTAAATCATAAAGTATGAAATTTAGTTACACCTTAATGCTCACAGAATTTCACTCGGTCCAAGTGAAACCTTTAATAACTTCTTCATAATAATGTATTATAACAAACCACCACTTATATATTTTGGCAGCAACCACCAGTTTAGCCCAAGAAACAATTTTTGGCCAGTTTCCACAAAGTATATCAGCTACATGAGCAGAGAAACTACTATAAACAACTCGAAGGGTGAAGACCTACTCTACTAAGTAATAAAATGTTCAAGTTGGAATACAGTCTGATTATTTGGACtgactttatgtgtttatttggttttaaaatAGGCCACATTTAGTCATTTCCTGGTCTAATAAAGATCGACAATCACTGATGGTATCATTCTCTCACACATATCATACATATTATACTTCCTAATTTTAAGTGTATGTGTAAAATCTGTATGTCAGTAAATAAGGAATTTGCCAAATTTTCCATGATGTTATTGTTTAATTAGATTTCTATTTTGCCTCTTCACCTAAGAGTTGACAAATAACAAGATAATAAGTAAATATCTGACATGGAGGCCATAAAagtttattctttgtttttattagtcagAGGTACATAGTGTTCAATGCCCCGAGAGCAAAGGCTAACCATAAAAGTTAATCACTGTATAGAAATCTGAAGTCCAGTAAATTTCCACATGCtgagaaacaaaacactgtTCTGCCTGGAAGACAACAGCGGATGGAGATCTCCCAACCTCTCAGTTTTGTTTCATGTGTGACATAACTGAAACACAGATGATTTCCAAAAGGAGAGTATATTTTGTAAAAAGCAAATATGATTACTGTCACTCTGGGAAACCCTTTTCATCTGCTGACTCAGACTGGGGAACAGTGCTGTCTCATTAGCGGGAACCAGTATTAGACTCATTATTGACGGGCAACACACGACTGCTGACAGGAgggtgtgtttaaatgtttgagAAGACACACCAGGGCTGTTTTGTTGTGAAACAAATGTTTAGTAAGCAGACTTAAAGAAACAGGCAGTGTTGCAATGTCCCAGCCCAAAACCTGAGTTGAGTTGTCAGTCAACAGTATCTCACCAATCACATTATGAACAGATTATATTTAAGTTGTATTAAACATCCAATTTATTTGTAAAAGAGTCTTTACAAGTTTAAATATCATGACATATGTGCTGAGAGGTTTAAGCTTAGAACATATGTCTGACATACACTATGTAGGTCGTGACATCATTCTCACTTTACTGTAACCTGAAGTGAGGACTTTCAGTCCTGTGAATCCACATCCAGACCGTTTTGGCTCCTCTATTTTATTTCAGTAGAGGGATGATAGATGTGTTAGGTGagaaaggaagagggggaggggaagCTTAAAGAACAGAAACTTAACCAATCACAACAGAGTGCAAAAACTCTCCAGCCGGTTTAACTTCACACGTCTGTGAGATGAGTCAACTGTGAAGCACATGCCACAAAGGAGGAATGTTACACACTACACAGGGGAGGAGGGTCAAACAGGCTCGGAAAACAGTCTGTACCCAAACATTTTGTCCTCACTGTAAATGCGTCTTCTCTCCAGTCTTGGAGTGATGGGTGTACGTGCTGGAGGTTGAGAAAGAAATTGGACATCAGATGAATGAGTGAACAACAAGTGTCCCAATGAAGCAGATGTGTATTTCTATTAAGTAGAACATGTTTCCCTTCTTCTCAGTTTCAACTCCTCAGGTGCCctgttttccatttcatttcatgttggAGTTTATGTAAAGTTTGCATATTGGAGCTTTCCCATATGttcaaaaatattacaaaaacttCAATGACTAAACTGATGTGTCTGTGGCGTAAATGATGTGGCTGTTTGGTCAGCAAAACTGATCAAGCATGAAACCAGAACGTGCACTTGTGtttaaacaaaaatgtctccaaTTGAGGTTGTTTAGGTAAATGAAATGAGTAAGATCACAACTGTGTGCGTTTCTGTTGCTGACGGTTAGAGAGAGAATATTTAAATTGAGCTCTGAAAATAGACCGTGAGCAGTTACTCTGTTTTTGATTCCCATAATTACAGCCTGTAACCGACCATAGCTCTCATCCAGAAAGGGAAGTGAAACGGCGATGACAGCAAGGCAGTTCTTGTGGTCCAATCTCACTGTCACACTTGACTGTTTACTGTCATTGTCACTACGGGTAACAGCTGAGCCATCATGGGAAAATACAGGGCCTATCCAGTATTATAGTGTATCAACAACATGCACACTCTCTGAGCCAAACATGTTTTGTTCATGTACGTGTATGGAATGCAAAAACCTTGTGTTGCTATGGGGAAAGCCTTAATTAAAGGAGTTAGTAGATTTTccgtatgatgtatgatgtatgatgtatgatgcaTTTTTCTACCACATCAAAGCATGATGTTTAGGCTAGCTCTTTGTTTCACAGTTTCACAAAGAATAACTAATATGTGAACAATATGTGGAAACTAATATGTGGAATAAACAGTGTTTCTTACTTTTAAATGAACACCATAGTGCTTGAACATGAACATGTCTTTACATCAGCTTATTCTGATCTATTACATAAGTTTGTAATTACTAAGTGATATTCCTTTGGTGACCCCTTTGCACTAATCCATTTTGATAAATTATCAGCCAAACAATTTAGTTGACATGCATGGGGCCAACATAATAGTTTGTCTAGTTTGCTAAAGACAACATGTTTTGCATCCTGCTGTCAAACATAAGATATACAGGCCTTCACATAGTTGACAGATATTAATGCAGGacggtggtggggggggggcattttaCATGGCTGAATGCTTCAATTCACATGATGGAAGTACAGTATTAGTGTTGGTAATGTCATTTTAACGTTATTGGTAGGCTATTGtaagtttttaaataatacacagCCCTAATATGTAGGCTACTGTGTATTATGCTGTGTCTGAAGTTGACAAGATGtgtcattttattctattttttaggTCTTTTTAATATCCtgccagaaacagaaaaaatgtcTCCCATCTTTATCTTatttaaagttgttttgttctttcaaatgaataaatacaacaagcaaaaaactaaataaatgatcaaatgatAGCGtagttattttctttatttgtataaagcaatataaatgtaatccaCGTTGTTTAGTTAATTAAATACTAATATAGGCAACATTAAATGACTGATTTTTATCGGGGAAAAAACAATACGAAACGTTCTTCCTGGTTTATATTTACttatgtattttttacattttaatttcatttatttttttacaatttgaCATTATTTGAAGCAACGAGAGGTcgtttaattacatttatagaCGCTTAATGTGAACTAAAAGATATAAAGCCCATGCCCGGCTCTTAACAGGAAACAGAATCACAGCACACCGGAGGTAGCTCTCAGCCAATAGGATTTTGCAAAGCGTCCTAAGCTGACGTCAGCCCGGTACCGATGAACAACCGGTATCATTGGAGAGAAAGCTGTGTGGTTTCCCGTTGTTTGTAGCTTTTGTCCGCTGATCCCCCTGTCAAACGTGCAAGCATCATGCCTTTCGATGTGAGGAGGTGAGTACGGGGCTTCCCTTCCCTTTGGTGGCAGATATACtgggatggtggtggtggggttttACGGTCTGCGAGCTCCGCATGAATTAACGGGTTGGCAAAGCATCGCCTGCTAATGAGCCAGTCAGAGTTGTAACGGGAGAGGTTCACATTTGGCATGAATGAGCTACATTGTTTTTAGGGGTGGCTGAGGTTTTGttgagtgtggggggggggggagtgatgCTTTTTTGGGTGGACCTGCGCATGTGCAGGTCTGCTCATCCATCCTGAAGTGACAAACCTTACAGTGCTGTCACAGCTGCGTGTTACACTAACCAGCTGTGATGGCCTGTCTCATTTACAACTTAAAGCTGTAGAAGTCTTCTAATAAGTGTGAACAGTTCATTGAAACTTGATCAAGATCGCAATATGTGCCCTTGTGCAATTTTCAGATCACAGGAGGCACAATATTTGTTGAAGGTGTTAAAATACCACATCTTTGTTTGGTATAGATACCCAGAAAAGTCTTATCGTAAtaatttgaatatgttttttttaatgtaaatgagtGTAACCGTCCATCCATTTTTATGCAGCTTATAAATGGATagagcagagaggaggctgGAGCAAGTCTCAGCTGACAGTGGGTGAGAGGTGGGGGTACACCTGGGCAGGTCTCCAGTGAATCACAGGGCTgacatagagacagacaaccattcacacttacagtaacacCACTTGACAATTTAGGGTCACCAGTTAACTTAACCTGCTTGTTTTTGGTCTTTGGAAGGAAGCCAGAGATCCCTGAGAGAAACCACGCAGGCATGGGGAGAACATGGAAACCCCACACAGAAGGTCCCCAGAAACCCAGAAACCCAGAATCCATAAACATTCAAAAACAGTCAGAAATACACCTGATTACAGGCACTGCACAGCTATTCAAAGACTTGGTATTAATACTTGTGCAACAGGCACAGAGCTAATAGTCACACCTGTGGAGCCGTTGAAACTGTCAATAGAGCACACCCTAATCAAAGTAAGGGACAGGATGTTTGCATACTATCAGGCAGCAGCAGATACTCATTGTATTCTGTTAAAATGGTATAGTCATGGTCTGACaggacatttttaattttaataatcaactaatagttttaagtcatttttcaaaatgccaaacatttacTGTGACAAGGTTCTGtcattactgtacatttagtatttttgggttttggactgttggttggacaacaTAAGACCAGAGGACGTCACCTTGTACTCCAggattttgtgatgttttattgacccaatgattcattaataataaaaataatcattagttgtagtTCTAGTTTTACAGTACATTTTCATTAACCACACTTAACCTAACCATAATTCCTATACTTTCCTAAAGTTGACCAAAAAGTATACATTTCTTAAAAGTAAGAGATGTAAAGTAATAATGTTTTGATTATTCATCAGGTATTAGGTGAATAATTGATCAGTGTaaataaaatgtggaaaaatagaaaaacaaatgcCCATCACAGCTTCTCAGGGCACAACGTGACAGCTTCAAAGTTTCATGTGACCAAAAtccagatattcagtttacaatcatAGAAAAAGCTTAAAGCAGAGAACATAGGGACAAcatgtttttcactgttttacttgaaaaatgacaCAAGATATGtaactgattatcaaaataatcaaCAGTTATTTTTCAGATTATCAATGAAAACTAGTTGTTAGTTTCAAagaccacacacaaacaggcaggATGTGGTGTAACTCTCATTTGCACGACTACAGTAGCTGATGGGTGCCTGTGTGAGAGAGCAGATGTGTCATGGGGTTATCAGAAGTGTTCATGTCCTGCTCAGATGCTTCACTTAGTGCCTTCATTATACAAAAGCCTGCATTGCAACAGCTGGACACGGCATGATTGACCAAGTGTTTCGATGTTTCGATG encodes:
- the dusp1 gene encoding dual specificity protein phosphatase 1 — protein: MYLDLIFLSRCPTMVIMEVPTIDCASLRGLLEGDVPDCLVLDCRSFLSFNSSHIPGSYNVRFSTIVRRRARGGLGLEHIVPNEDTRNRLLCGDYQSVVLLDDRSSDLSQAKKDGTLMLAVTALCRDRCGADVFILKGGFETFSAEYPEMCTKPSPPQGLSLPLSSSHPGSADPSCSPCNTPLYDQGGPVEILPFLYLGSAYHASRKDMLDMLGITALINVSANCPNHFEDSFVYKSIPVEDNHKANISSWFNEAIEFIDSVRNKGGRVFVHCQAGISRSATICLAYLMRTNRVKLDEAFEFVKQRRSIISPNFSFMGQLLQFESQVLASSTCSSEAGSPAIGNSSTVFNFPVSIPVHTSAGQLSFLHSPITTSPSC